The following proteins are encoded in a genomic region of Phycodurus eques isolate BA_2022a chromosome 11, UOR_Pequ_1.1, whole genome shotgun sequence:
- the LOC133409629 gene encoding core histone macro-H2A.2 isoform X1: MSARGGKKKATKLSRSTRAGVIFPVGRMMRYLRTGTHKYRIGMGAPVYMAAVIEYLAAEILELAGNAARDNKKGRITPRHIKLAVANDEELNQLLRGVTISNGGVLPRIHPELLSKKRGSRVKVDSQASVPEKQELRSKSTKAVKPLKKVKGKRGRKSKRTDNDKESVPNSTAEDGPGDGFTILSAKSLFLGQKLSLTVTEIGKIGTIKVDAIINPTNAEMDLKDGVGNALEKAGGQEFLEEVKELRKAQGPLEVASVAVSQASGMTARVIIHCNFPQWGSEKCEEHLEKTVENCLSAAEEKKLKSLAFPSLPAGRNGFPKPTAAQLILKAISNHFVSSTNSSLKNIYFVVFDSESIGIYLQEMAKLDSK, translated from the exons ATGTCTgccagaggggggaaaaagaaggCCACCAAGCTGTCCCGCTCAACCCGGGCAGGGGTCATCTTCCCTGTTGGCCGAATGATGAGGTATCTGCGGACTGGCACACATAAATATCGCATCGGCATGGGGGCGCCCGTCTACATGGCAGCGGTCATCGAGTACTTGGCAG CTGAGATTTTGGAGTTAGCCGGAAATGCTGCACGAGACAACAAGAAAGGCAGAATAACTCCCAGACATATTAAGCTGGCTGTGGCCAATGATGAGGAGCTTAACCAG CTTCTTCGGGGTGTGACCATATCAAATGGAGGAGTGCTGCCTCGCATTCACCCAGAGCTTCTTTCCAAGAAGAGAGGAAGCAGAGTCAAAGTGGACAGCCAGGCATCCGTCCCCGAGAAGCAGGAATTACGCTCCAAAAGCACCAAAGCCGTCAAACCCTTGAAAAAGGTTAAGGGCAAACGAGGGCGAAAGTCAAAG CGCACGGACAACGACAAAGAATCTGTACCAAACTCCACGGCCGAAGATGGTCCAGGAGATGGATTTACCATCCTCTCAGCCAAGAGCCTGTTCCTTGGTCAAAAG CTTTCTCTTACAGTGACTGAAATCGGCAAAATTGGAACAATCAAGGTGGATGCTATAATTAACCCAACAAATGCAGAGATGGACCTCAAAGACGGCGTAG GCAACGCTTTGGAAAAGGCAGGAGGCCAAGAATTCCTGGAAGAAGTGAAGGAGCTACGGAAAGCACAGGGACCTTTGGAGGTGGCATCTG TGGCAGTGAGCCAGGCCAGTGGAATGACAGCCCGCGTCATCATTCACTGCAATTTTCCTCAGTGGGGGTCAGAGAAGTGTGAGGAACACCTAGAAAAGACCGTGGAGAACTGCCTCTCGGCTGCAGAGGAGAAGAAGCTCAAGTCTTTGGCTTTCCCGTCACTCCCTGCCGGACG GAATGGCTTCCCAAAGCCAACAGCTGCCCAGCTCATCCTCAAGGCCATCTCCAACCACTTTGTGTCATCCACCAACTCCTCTCTGAAAAACATATACTTTGTTGTGTTTGACAGCGAGAGCATCGGGATCTACCTTCAAGAAATGGCAAAGTTGGACTCCAAGTGA
- the LOC133409629 gene encoding core histone macro-H2A.2 isoform X2, with product MSARGGKKKATKLSRSTRAGVIFPVGRMMRYLRTGTHKYRIGMGAPVYMAAVIEYLAAEILELAGNAARDNKKGRITPRHIKLAVANDEELNQRGSRVKVDSQASVPEKQELRSKSTKAVKPLKKVKGKRGRKSKRTDNDKESVPNSTAEDGPGDGFTILSAKSLFLGQKLSLTVTEIGKIGTIKVDAIINPTNAEMDLKDGVGNALEKAGGQEFLEEVKELRKAQGPLEVASVAVSQASGMTARVIIHCNFPQWGSEKCEEHLEKTVENCLSAAEEKKLKSLAFPSLPAGRNGFPKPTAAQLILKAISNHFVSSTNSSLKNIYFVVFDSESIGIYLQEMAKLDSK from the exons ATGTCTgccagaggggggaaaaagaaggCCACCAAGCTGTCCCGCTCAACCCGGGCAGGGGTCATCTTCCCTGTTGGCCGAATGATGAGGTATCTGCGGACTGGCACACATAAATATCGCATCGGCATGGGGGCGCCCGTCTACATGGCAGCGGTCATCGAGTACTTGGCAG CTGAGATTTTGGAGTTAGCCGGAAATGCTGCACGAGACAACAAGAAAGGCAGAATAACTCCCAGACATATTAAGCTGGCTGTGGCCAATGATGAGGAGCTTAACCAG AGAGGAAGCAGAGTCAAAGTGGACAGCCAGGCATCCGTCCCCGAGAAGCAGGAATTACGCTCCAAAAGCACCAAAGCCGTCAAACCCTTGAAAAAGGTTAAGGGCAAACGAGGGCGAAAGTCAAAG CGCACGGACAACGACAAAGAATCTGTACCAAACTCCACGGCCGAAGATGGTCCAGGAGATGGATTTACCATCCTCTCAGCCAAGAGCCTGTTCCTTGGTCAAAAG CTTTCTCTTACAGTGACTGAAATCGGCAAAATTGGAACAATCAAGGTGGATGCTATAATTAACCCAACAAATGCAGAGATGGACCTCAAAGACGGCGTAG GCAACGCTTTGGAAAAGGCAGGAGGCCAAGAATTCCTGGAAGAAGTGAAGGAGCTACGGAAAGCACAGGGACCTTTGGAGGTGGCATCTG TGGCAGTGAGCCAGGCCAGTGGAATGACAGCCCGCGTCATCATTCACTGCAATTTTCCTCAGTGGGGGTCAGAGAAGTGTGAGGAACACCTAGAAAAGACCGTGGAGAACTGCCTCTCGGCTGCAGAGGAGAAGAAGCTCAAGTCTTTGGCTTTCCCGTCACTCCCTGCCGGACG GAATGGCTTCCCAAAGCCAACAGCTGCCCAGCTCATCCTCAAGGCCATCTCCAACCACTTTGTGTCATCCACCAACTCCTCTCTGAAAAACATATACTTTGTTGTGTTTGACAGCGAGAGCATCGGGATCTACCTTCAAGAAATGGCAAAGTTGGACTCCAAGTGA